From the genome of Clostridium sp. BNL1100, one region includes:
- a CDS encoding SAF domain-containing protein gives MSKRLIIKTVLICLGFLLILDSALFAYIFTKYPINTEKTISVVVATADIKEGTVIEEHFLRKKEIYASAVSSNVETEVGNIAGKKALTNIHKDDYIRSYDLLERKDWYKDDERIIILPVSMEERLANLVRKGSYVDIRLQRDTSEVTEDVLYKIQVKDVLDDAGIALDSKSAVNSKTAYLKLVLGKKDRQKIYSALRSGKLIYELYCDSTQKSGGEVN, from the coding sequence ATGAGTAAAAGGCTTATTATAAAGACGGTACTTATCTGTCTCGGTTTTCTTCTGATTTTGGATTCCGCATTATTTGCATATATCTTTACAAAATATCCGATTAATACGGAAAAGACAATATCTGTTGTTGTAGCAACTGCAGATATAAAAGAAGGGACAGTAATAGAAGAACATTTTCTTAGGAAAAAAGAAATATACGCATCGGCAGTAAGTTCTAATGTTGAAACGGAAGTTGGTAATATTGCAGGGAAAAAGGCCCTTACAAATATACACAAGGATGATTACATAAGATCATACGACCTTCTGGAAAGGAAGGACTGGTATAAGGATGATGAAAGAATTATTATTTTGCCAGTTAGTATGGAGGAAAGACTGGCTAATTTAGTAAGAAAGGGTTCGTATGTTGACATAAGACTGCAAAGGGACACTAGTGAAGTTACAGAGGATGTTTTATACAAAATACAGGTAAAGGATGTACTGGACGATGCAGGTATAGCCTTAGATTCCAAGTCTGCGGTGAACTCTAAAACCGCTTACTTAAAGTTGGTTTTAGGTAAGAAGGATAGGCAAAAGATATATTCTGCATTAAGAAGCGGAAAGCTTATTTATGAGTTGTACTGCGATAGTACACAAAAATCAGGAGGGGAGGTTAATTAA